A genome region from Balneolaceae bacterium includes the following:
- a CDS encoding transporter substrate-binding domain-containing protein, with amino-acid sequence MHTLANRLSTGLLSLLLLTAALMFPGCGFQDQEQPSEGRLNVMFPDPQVDRDWADIKESGVLRMITRYSSNTYFLHQGVEWGFEYELVREFAHTHDLALEVVIVGPGENPYDLLNTGQGDLIAGHYTVTPERRNYVQFTRPYNIVNQLLVYSDRLSSKPSSVEELAASDIPVTIKRNSSYFSRLQELRNDGREVSLQMVPGEKDTESLLFDVSRGTYLATVADNNIFQATSRYMPGLVKGPTIARDDSVAWAIRKNAPDLETQLNRFLYKHFRLGGPGEPPSARPS; translated from the coding sequence ATGCACACGCTTGCAAACCGGTTGTCAACAGGTCTACTCTCCCTCCTCCTGCTGACGGCGGCCCTCATGTTCCCGGGCTGCGGATTTCAGGATCAGGAGCAGCCTTCCGAAGGCCGTTTGAACGTGATGTTCCCCGATCCCCAGGTGGATCGCGACTGGGCCGACATCAAGGAAAGCGGGGTGCTGCGCATGATCACCCGCTACAGCTCCAACACCTATTTTCTGCACCAGGGCGTAGAGTGGGGCTTTGAATACGAGCTCGTCCGCGAGTTTGCCCATACGCACGACCTGGCCCTGGAAGTGGTGATCGTGGGACCGGGTGAGAATCCCTACGACCTGCTGAATACCGGGCAGGGCGACCTGATCGCCGGTCACTATACGGTGACCCCGGAGCGCCGCAACTACGTGCAGTTCACCCGCCCCTATAATATCGTCAACCAGCTGCTGGTCTATTCCGACCGGCTTTCGTCAAAGCCCTCATCCGTGGAGGAGCTGGCCGCCTCGGACATCCCGGTTACCATCAAGCGCAACAGCTCCTACTTTTCACGACTGCAGGAGCTTCGCAACGACGGCCGTGAGGTCAGCCTCCAGATGGTGCCCGGGGAGAAAGATACCGAATCCCTGCTCTTTGACGTCTCCCGGGGCACCTACCTGGCCACGGTGGCCGATAACAATATTTTTCAGGCCACCAGCCGCTATATGCCCGGGCTGGTCAAGGGACCGACCATCGCACGCGACGACTCCGTGGCCTGGGCCATACGGAAAAACGCCCCGGACCTTGAGACACAGCTCAACCGCTTCCTGTACAAGCATTTTCGCCTGGGCGGGCCCGGCGAGCCGCCAAGCGCTCGGCCTTCCTGA
- a CDS encoding transglycosylase SLT domain-containing protein produces the protein MADSAGIDWLWIASIIAQETKFNPDSESWAGAVGLMQVMPRFSQVEDREMLYNEEVNLREGVRIISEHLEHYAYMDSTNQWAFALATYNAGMGHVADARRLAIDLNENPNEWENVEDAFLKLMQRKYYKDARYGFSRGIETVRYVKEVMNRYRTYESILAMADHNRQVTEASMGGVFSMFEEP, from the coding sequence GTGGCCGATTCGGCCGGCATCGACTGGCTGTGGATCGCCTCCATCATAGCCCAGGAAACCAAATTCAATCCCGACTCGGAAAGCTGGGCCGGGGCGGTGGGACTCATGCAGGTTATGCCGCGATTTTCGCAGGTTGAGGACCGTGAAATGCTCTACAACGAGGAGGTGAACCTGCGCGAGGGGGTGCGTATCATCTCCGAGCACCTGGAGCACTACGCCTACATGGACAGCACCAACCAGTGGGCCTTCGCCCTGGCGACCTACAACGCCGGCATGGGGCACGTGGCCGACGCGCGCCGGCTGGCCATCGACCTCAACGAGAATCCCAACGAGTGGGAGAACGTGGAGGACGCATTCCTGAAGCTCATGCAGCGGAAGTACTACAAGGATGCGCGCTACGGTTTCAGCCGGGGCATCGAGACGGTACGATACGTGAAGGAGGTGATGAACCGCTATCGCACCTACGAGAGCATTCTCGCCATGGCCGACCATAACCGGCAGGTGACCGAGGCGAGCATGGGAGGGGTTTTCAGCATGTTCGAAGAACCCTGA
- a CDS encoding PP2C family protein-serine/threonine phosphatase, producing the protein MANLQAMLHVLLPADITLSEASGRVNDIIYSNTPSDKFITFFWGAIDPASMRLRYVNAGHNSPVWLRSGSEEVEELTEGGLILGAMPTMQPYDEGRVELSEGDLLVFYTDGVTEAMNPAQDEEYGKNAYTIASRPIGTRERRI; encoded by the coding sequence ATGGCCAACCTGCAGGCCATGTTGCACGTGCTGCTGCCCGCGGACATCACCCTGAGTGAGGCCAGCGGGCGGGTCAACGACATCATCTACAGCAACACTCCAAGCGATAAGTTCATCACTTTTTTCTGGGGCGCCATCGATCCGGCGAGCATGCGCCTGCGCTACGTAAACGCCGGCCACAACTCACCGGTCTGGCTGCGCAGCGGTTCCGAAGAGGTGGAGGAACTGACGGAAGGGGGACTCATCCTGGGAGCCATGCCCACCATGCAGCCCTACGATGAAGGCCGCGTGGAATTGTCGGAAGGCGACCTGCTGGTATTCTACACCGACGGTGTCACCGAGGCGATGAATCCGGCGCAGGACGAGGAGTACGGGAAGAACGCCTATACGATTGCATCAAGGCCAATCGGGACAAGGGAGCGGAGGATCTGA
- a CDS encoding GAF domain-containing protein, which yields MNPSSTQNDDRHSRFELRTLLETSRLLIESHDMDFVLNNLLLITMGKLLVTRGMVMIYQPGAETYVVHKAKGRGTPGEQVTVDLGWDEEAKSRSVIRPHEDGFQVPEMIEGEPNCTFFNLRTSNNHLGYLCLGSKGNRQPLSQRETEFVESLCIISSVAIANSRMFTELRRINRMLDRKVYELNTLFDLSKDFNMMVDRGEIIRVFKFAMLGQMLIRKFFFVLEYEDERNMVTSSGIQGELTQKEMQILYDLDEEVWKWTRNCSRRSRSWSAMKSAR from the coding sequence GTGAACCCCTCCTCTACACAGAACGACGACCGGCATTCCCGTTTTGAGCTGCGGACCCTCCTGGAGACCTCCCGCCTGCTCATCGAGTCGCACGACATGGATTTCGTGCTGAACAACCTGCTGTTGATCACCATGGGCAAACTGCTGGTGACCCGTGGTATGGTAATGATCTACCAGCCCGGGGCCGAAACCTACGTTGTCCACAAAGCCAAGGGGCGCGGCACGCCCGGCGAGCAGGTGACGGTGGACCTTGGCTGGGACGAAGAAGCGAAGTCCCGGTCCGTGATCCGTCCCCACGAAGACGGTTTTCAGGTACCCGAGATGATCGAGGGGGAGCCGAACTGCACCTTTTTCAACCTGCGCACCAGCAACAACCACCTGGGCTACCTCTGCCTGGGGTCAAAGGGCAACCGCCAGCCACTCAGCCAGCGTGAGACCGAATTTGTGGAGAGCCTCTGCATCATCTCCTCGGTGGCTATTGCCAATTCACGCATGTTTACCGAGCTGCGGCGCATCAACCGTATGCTCGACCGCAAAGTCTACGAACTGAACACCCTGTTCGACCTGAGCAAGGACTTCAACATGATGGTGGACCGGGGTGAGATCATCCGGGTCTTCAAGTTCGCCATGCTGGGACAGATGCTGATTCGCAAGTTCTTCTTCGTGCTGGAATACGAGGATGAGCGCAACATGGTGACCAGCAGCGGCATCCAGGGAGAACTCACCCAAAAAGAGATGCAGATCCTCTACGACCTGGATGAAGAGGTCTGGAAGTGGACGAGGAACTGCAGCAGAAGGTCCCGTTCCTGGAGCGCAATGAAATCCGCGCGGTGA